Proteins co-encoded in one Quercus robur chromosome 8, dhQueRobu3.1, whole genome shotgun sequence genomic window:
- the LOC126697790 gene encoding probably inactive leucine-rich repeat receptor-like protein kinase IMK2 codes for MANQALLLNNFYKYPFQILEFLMKRRAGWHCISLNKKEKWKVQSKIHDPFHFLGFLKDLFLCSHFLLLFLLPVCFTKPVSSEIWDGVVVTQADYEALQAFKHELDDPRGFLRSWNDSGYGACSGGWTGIKCAQGQVIVLQLPWRGLGGRITEKIGQFQALRKLSLHDNVIEGPIPSSLGLLPSLRGVQLFNNRLSGSIPPSLGSCPLLQTLDISNNLLTGTIPDSLANSTKLYRLNLSLNSFSGSIPVSLTRSPSLMYLALQHNNLSGSIPNSWGGALEKNNFQLRSLAVDHNFFSGSIPASLGTLSELEEISLSNNQIIGSIPVEIGRLSRLRTLDISNNAINGSMPASVSNLSSLVLLNLESNNLDNQIPQDLDRLHKLSVLNLRRNQFRGSIPTTFGNISTLTQLDLSFNNLSGEIPASLADLRNLVSFNVSYNNLSGPVPTALSQKFNASSFVGNVQLCGFSGSISCPSQAPPSPKGSNAHHRNLGTKDIILIAAGALLIVLLILCVILICCLMRKRAASKAKNGQATERAGAARAEKGVPPVGGEVEAGGEAGGKLVHFDGPMVFTADDLLCATAEIMGKSTYGTVYKATLEDGSEVAVKRLREKITKSQREFEAEVNVLGKIRHPNLLALRAYYLGPKGEKLLVFDYMRKGSLATFLHARGPDTPTIDWPKRMKIAQGMTRGLFYLHTHENIIHGNLTSTNVLLDEHTNAKIADFGLSRLMTAAANSNVIATAGALGYRAPELSKLKKANTKTDVYSLGVIILELLTGKSPGEALNGVDLPQWVASIVKEEWTNEVFDLELMRDASTIGDELLNTLKLALHCVDPSPSARPEVQQVLQQLEEIRPEVASSSGDDGAGVPSTSE; via the exons ATGGCTAACCAAGCTTTACTTTTGaacaatttttacaaatacCCTTTTCAGATTCTTGAGTTTCTGATGAAAAGGAGGGCGGGTTGGCATTGTATTTCACTCAATAAGAAAGAGAAGTGGAAGGTTCAGTCTAAAATCCATGATCCTTTTCATttcttggggtttttgaaaGATCTCTTCCTTTGCTCCCactttttgttgctttttttgCTACCAGTATGTTTCACTAAGCCTGTTTCAAGCGAGATTTGGGATGGGGTAGTTGTCACACAAGCTGACTATGAAGCACTTCAAGCATTCAAACATGAATTAGATGACCCCAGAGGGTTCTTAAGGAGCTGGAATGATAGTGGCTATGGAGCTTGTTCAGGTGGTTGGACTGGAATTAAGTGTGCACAAGGACAGGTTATTGTACTCCAGCTTCCATGGAGAGGACTTGGAGGCCGAATCACTGAAAAGATTGGCCAATTTCAGGCTCTTCGAAAGCTTAGCCTCCATGACAATGTTATTGAAGGTCCAATCCCTTCCTCATTGGGGCTTCTCCCAAGTCTCAGAGGAGTTCAGCTATTCAACAATAGGCTTTCAGGTTCAATCCCTCCTTCATTAGGTTCATGTCCTTTGCTCCAAACACTTGATATTAGTAACAATTTACTCACTGGGACAATCCCAGATAGTCTTGCAAACTCTACCAAACTTTATAGGCTTAATCTAAGCCTCAATTCGTTTTCGGGTTCAATCCCTGTTAGCCTCACTCGCTCTCCTTCCCTTATGTACCTTGCTCTCCAACACAATAACCTCTCTGGCTCTATCCCAAACTCGTGGGGTGGAGCACTAGAAAAGAACAACTTTCAACTTAGGTCATTGGCCGTTGATCATAACTTCTTCTCTGGAAGCATTCCAGCTTCTTTAGGCACATTAAGTGAGCTTGAAGAGATTTCGCTTAGTAATAACCAGATTATTGGATCAATCCCAGTTGAAATAGGGAGGCTTTCTAGGCTAAGAACATTGGATATCTCTAATAATGCCATAAATGGAAGCATGCCTGCTAGTGTCTCTAATCTATCCTCACTTGTTCTTTTGAATCTTGAGAGCAACAACCTTGATAACCAAATCCCACAAGATCTTGACAGATTACATAAACTTTCTGTTCTAAATTTGAGGAGAAACCAATTTAGGGGTAGCATTCCCACAACTTTTGGCAACATTTCCACTCTTACACAACTAGATTTATCCTTCAATAATCTTAGTGGAGAAATCCCAGCTTCCCTTGCTGATctaagaaaccttgtttctttcAATGTTTCTTACAATAATCTCTCTGGTCCTGTTCCCACTGCTCTCTCTCAGAAATTTAATGCAAGCTCTTTTGTGGGGAACGTTCAGCTATGTGGGTTTAGTGGTTCAATTTCATGTCCTTCCCAAGCACCCCCATCTCCAAAGGGATCAAATGCCCATCACCGCAATCTAGGTACCAAAGACATAATTCTCATAGCAGCTGGAGCCCTCCTCATTGTTCTGCTCATTCTTTGTGTCATATTGATCTGCTGCTTGATGAGGAAAAGAGCAGCATCAAAAGCAAAGAATGGTCAGGCCACAGAAAGAGCCGGTGCTGCAAGGGCTGAAAAGGGGGTCCCACCTGTTGGGGGTGAAGTAGAAGCAGGCGGAGAGGCAGGGGGGAAACTAGTCCATTTTGATGGACCAATGGTTTTTACAGCAGATGATCTTTTATGTGCTACCGCAGAGATAATGGGGAAGAGTACTTATGGAACTGTCTATAAGGCCACATTGGAGGATGGGAGTGAAGTTGCTGTgaagagattgagagagaaaataacTAAAAGTCAGAGAGAATTTGAAGCTGAGGTTAATGTTCTTGGGAAAATCAGGCACCCAAATCTATTGGCACTCAGGGCTTATTACTTGGGACCCAAAGGAGAAAAGCTTCTTGTTTTTGATTACATGCGTAAAGGGAGTCTTGCAACATTCCTCCATG CTCGTGGTCCTGATACACCCACCATTGATTGGccaaaaaggatgaaaatagcGCAGGGCATGACTCGCGGCCTATTCTACCTTCACACACATGAGAACATCATACATGGGAACCTCACATCCACCAATGTCCTGCTTGATGAGCACACCAATGCCAAAATTGCAGACTTTGGCCTCTCTCGGCTAATGACAGCTGCTGCTAATTCTAATGTGATTGCTACTGCAGGAGCATTAGGCTATCGAGCACCTGAGCTTTCAAAGCTCAAGAAAGCCAACACGAAAACTGATGTATACAGTCTTGGGGTTATCATATTGGAGCTCCTAACAGGAAAGTCTCCTGGTGAGGCATTGAATGGTGTGGATTTGCCTCAGTGGGTTGCCTCTATTGTAAAAGAGGAGTGGACAAATGAAGTTTTCGATTTAGAGTTGATGAGGGATGCATCTACAATTGGTGATGAGTTGCTAAACACATTAAAACTGGCTTTGCATTGTGTTGATCCTTCCCCGTCAGCTCGACCGGAAGTTCAGCAGGTTCTCCAGCAACTAGAAGAGATTAGACCCGAGGTAGCTTCCAGTTCAGGTGACGATGGAGCTGGAGTCCCTTCAACAAGCGAGTAG
- the LOC126697791 gene encoding sorting nexin 2A-like, whose product MMCIEETNLHESREEMESLVLDDSSNGQSHSGAKLVLNHDDPLLSSSSSFMDPQNPNSNSILSSHASFNAFLDPPSYAEAIFTSFDSSSNGHDQIPLFSSSNSNPRSSDYLQISVSDPQKEQELSNSLVPGGTTYYTYFITTRTNLPEFGGSGSEFSVRRRFKDVVTLSDRLSESYRGFFIPLRPDKSVVESQVMAKQEFVEQRRVSLEKYLRRLAAHPVIRRSEELRVFLEAKGKLPLPKSVDVASRVIDGAARLPRQLLGEDAIDVNEVAQPAKGGRDLLRMFRELKQAVSNDWGSVKPVVVEEDKWFLEKKEKLMEFEQELSNVSQQAESLVKAQQDMGETMGELGLAFVKLTKFETEEAVFDSQRERAGDMKNVATAAVKSSRLYRELNGQTVKHLEKLHEYLGIMLAVNNAFSDRSSALLTVQTLSSDLASLHLKIEKLEAASAKIFGGDRSRLRRIEELKETVRATEDAKICAEREYERIKENIRSELERHDKERHDDFMSMLRGFVVNQAGYAEKMANVWETLAEETNAYVKDGS is encoded by the exons atgaTGTGCATAGAAGAAACTAACCTGCATGAATCTCGAGAAGAAATGGAATCTCTAGTTCTTGACGATTCATCCAACGGTCAATCTCACTCCGGTGCTAAACTAGTACTCAATCACGATGATCCGCTGCTCTCGTCCTCATCGTCCTTCATGGACCCCCAAAACCCTAACTCTAACTCTATCTTGAGCTCTCACGCTTCCTTCAACGCTTTTCTCGACCCTCCTTCCTACGCCGAAGCGATCTTCACTTCCTTCGATTCTTCATCCAACGGCCACGATCAAATCCCCTTGTTTTCCTCCTCCAATTCAAACCCTCGGAGCTCCGATTACCTCCAAATCTCGGTTTCGGATCCTCAAAAGGAGCAGGAGCTGTCCAATTCTTTGGTTCCCGGTGGGACCACGTACTACACGTATTTTATTACGACGAGGACGAATTTACCCGAATTCGGCGGATCCGGATCCGAATTCAGTGTTCGGAGGCGGTTCAAGGACGTGGTTACGTTATCGGATCGGTTGTCGGAGTCGTACCGGGGGTTCTTCATCCCGCTCCGGCCGGACAAGAGCGTGGTGGAGAGTCAGGTGATGGCGAAGCAGGAGTTCGTGGAGCAGAGGAGGGTGTCGTTGGAGAAGTACCTCCGGAGATTGGCGGCGCACCCGGTGATTCGGCGGAGCGAGGAGTTGAGGGTTTTTTTGGAGGCGAAGGGGAAGTTGCCGCTGCCGAAGAGTGTCGACGTGGCTTCGAGGGTGATCGACGGCGCGGCGAGGCTGCCGAGGCAGTTGCTTGGTGAGGATGCGATTGATGTGAATGAGGTGGCGCAGCCGGCAAAAGGCGGGAGGGATTTGTTGAGGATGTTTAGGGAGTTGAAGCAGGCGGTGTCGAATGATTGGGGCAGCGTGAAgccggtggtggtggaggaggatAAGTGGTTCTTGGAGAAGAAGGAGAAGTTGATGGAGTTTGAGCAAGAACTTAGCAATGTGTCTCAACAG GCTGAATCGCTTGTAAAAGCTCAGCAAGACATGGGAGAGACAATGGGGGAATTGGGATTGGCGTTTGTTAAGCTGACCAAGTTTGAGACGGAGGAAGCAGTGTTTGACTCTCAAAGAGAACGAGCTGGTGACATGAAAAATGTTGCGACTGCTGCTGTTAAATCAAGTAGATTGTACCGGGAGTTAAATGGGCAGACAGTAAAACATTTG GAGAAACTCCATGAATATCTAGGGATAATGCTAGCTGTGAACAATGCATTTTCTGACCGATCAAGCGCTTTACTAACAGTCCAGACGCTTTCGTCAGATTTAGCTTCCTTACATTTAAAGATTGAGAAGCTTGAAGCTGCTTCGGCAAAAATATTTGGTGGAGACAGGTCCAGGTTGCGCAGAATAGAAGAGTTGAAAGAAACTGTCAGGGCTACTGAAGATGCTAAAATTTGCGCTGAGAGAGAATATGAACGGATCAAG GAAAATATCAGGAGTGAGCTTGAAAGGCATGACAAGGAGAGGCATGATGACTTCATGAGCATGTTGAGAGGATTTGTTGTAAATCAG GCGGGATATGCGGAGAAGATGGCAAACGTGTGGGAGACACTCGCAGAAGAAACCAACGCATATGTGAAAGATGGCAGCTGA